Proteins from a single region of Phycisphaeraceae bacterium D3-23:
- the folK gene encoding 2-amino-4-hydroxy-6-hydroxymethyldihydropteridine diphosphokinase, which translates to MATASLGLGSNLGDRPRNLDRAVERIASIDRVYLLAVAETIETPPMGPQDQGPYLNTAVTVATTLAPEALHAALQKIELDMGRAPQAERTHWGPRLIDIDLLLYDDAVINSEALTVPHPGLHERGFVLQPLAQIAPDARHPLLKKSVTELLASNEVADAEQAGVANG; encoded by the coding sequence ATGGCAACCGCATCCCTCGGCCTGGGCAGCAACCTCGGCGACCGCCCCCGGAACCTCGACCGGGCGGTGGAACGTATCGCGTCGATCGACCGCGTCTACCTGCTGGCGGTCGCAGAGACGATCGAGACCCCGCCGATGGGGCCGCAAGACCAGGGTCCGTACCTCAACACGGCGGTGACCGTCGCCACCACGCTCGCCCCGGAAGCACTACACGCCGCGCTGCAAAAGATCGAGTTGGACATGGGCCGAGCGCCGCAAGCCGAACGCACGCACTGGGGCCCCCGGCTGATCGACATCGACCTGCTGCTCTACGACGACGCTGTCATCAACAGCGAGGCCTTGACGGTCCCCCACCCGGGCCTGCACGAGCGCGGCTTCGTGCTGCAACCCTTGGCACAGATCGCGCCAGATGCGCGACACCCATTGCTGAAAAAATCCGTCACGGAACTGCTGGCGTCGAACGAAGTTGCGGACGCAGAACAAGCCGGGGTGGCCAATGGCTGA
- a CDS encoding menaquinone biosynthesis protein → MTQPRDPSTASSPIRDASTRTHRVGCVSYLNATPLISGLDREPGVAVRVDVPSALLDDLLAGEVDLALCPVIDFFRADKPLKLVPVGGIGCDGPTLTVRLYSKVPIDQITTLHADTDSHTSVALVQVLLRELFGVAPTMIDYCARESVAEGKIAEQPESVLLIGDKVVTGSPLAVAYPHQLDLGEAWHRLTGLPFVFAIWMACDASELGTLPAVLTQRLEKNLPQVVLLAEQSAKRHGWPVDLAEHYMRDVLRYRIGPRELEAIARFGELAYKHGLIDSLRPLALATPTQRDA, encoded by the coding sequence ATGACCCAGCCGCGCGATCCATCGACCGCTTCTTCGCCGATCCGTGACGCTTCGACCCGCACCCACCGGGTCGGCTGCGTGAGCTATCTCAACGCGACGCCCCTGATCAGCGGGCTGGACCGCGAGCCCGGCGTCGCCGTCCGCGTCGATGTGCCCTCGGCCCTGCTCGACGACCTGCTCGCCGGCGAGGTCGATCTCGCCCTGTGCCCCGTCATCGACTTCTTCCGCGCCGACAAGCCGCTCAAGCTCGTCCCCGTCGGCGGGATCGGCTGTGACGGGCCGACGCTGACCGTCCGGCTTTACAGCAAAGTCCCCATCGACCAGATCACGACGCTGCACGCCGACACCGACAGCCACACGAGCGTCGCGCTGGTGCAGGTGCTGCTGCGTGAGCTGTTCGGTGTCGCGCCGACCATGATCGACTACTGTGCGCGTGAGTCGGTGGCCGAGGGCAAGATCGCCGAGCAGCCCGAGTCGGTGCTGCTGATCGGCGACAAGGTCGTGACCGGCTCGCCGCTTGCCGTCGCGTACCCGCACCAGTTGGACCTGGGCGAGGCGTGGCACCGGCTGACCGGGCTGCCGTTTGTCTTTGCGATCTGGATGGCGTGTGACGCGTCCGAACTGGGCACGCTGCCGGCTGTGCTGACGCAACGGCTGGAGAAGAACCTGCCGCAAGTCGTCTTGCTCGCGGAACAGTCGGCCAAGCGACATGGCTGGCCGGTCGATCTGGCGGAGCACTACATGCGCGATGTGCTGCGCTACCGCATCGGGCCGCGCGAGCTCGAAGCGATCGCGCGGTTTGGGGAGCTTGCGTACAAGCACGGGCTGATCGATTCACTTCGGCCGCTCGCGCTCGCCACACCGACCCAGCGCGACGCATGA
- a CDS encoding transposase has product MPNYKRLYRPGGTYFFTINLWDRRHTLLVDHNDVLRTAIATAREKHPFDLPAIVVLPDHLHCIMTLPPGDPDFSRRIQKIKSRFSRQIPKEETTTPSRIQKGERGIWQRRFWEHLIRDEEDLEQHVNYIHYNPVKHGYVKHTTDWPHSSIHRYIDQGWQQPDWDALMKNSTLDLD; this is encoded by the coding sequence ATGCCAAACTACAAACGACTCTACCGCCCCGGCGGCACATACTTCTTTACGATCAACCTCTGGGACCGCAGGCACACGCTGCTTGTGGATCACAATGATGTGCTACGCACTGCCATCGCAACAGCGCGCGAAAAGCATCCGTTCGATCTTCCTGCGATCGTCGTGTTACCCGATCATCTGCACTGCATCATGACACTGCCACCCGGAGACCCTGATTTCTCCAGACGTATCCAGAAGATCAAGTCACGGTTCAGCCGGCAGATCCCCAAAGAAGAAACGACGACACCGAGCCGAATACAAAAAGGTGAACGCGGCATCTGGCAGCGTCGGTTCTGGGAACACCTGATCCGAGATGAAGAGGACCTTGAACAACATGTCAACTACATCCACTACAACCCGGTGAAACATGGGTATGTGAAACATACGACGGATTGGCCTCACTCCTCGATCCATCGTTATATAGATCAGGGTTGGCAGCAACCGGATTGGGACGCACTGATGAAGAACTCTACACTTGACTTAGATTGA
- a CDS encoding helix-turn-helix domain-containing protein: MSRRSNQRYICHEIEGLAAQLLYAPADRRVEDIRRAEVLHDELDPNQNYPFEFLAYRITAHRLSEPDDTTLVGQAVLPDLRLLIDSLSRSIQLPPSQEEVETTTAELAKRQGVSEKTIARWRRAGLRWRWVTPTPGGHKRVVFPAAAVEHFMQTQPGRARDAKAFKRMTRDERRSAIEQARAMRLADPAVSLNQAASRIAEHTGRGLETIRELLQKHDRERPEAALFADHDAPLTGAQRGAIERAYRAGEPVDDIAERFGRTRSTVYRAVHHRRAQRALGVSIAYIPEPTFERDDADEVLLRPIAPPGARARRLDAQALSSIPEQLRDAFDRPLPPDRLMVALLLRYNYLKHLCKKSQSELRTSGVRANVLDRFESLDERAQRARSGCCHAALPLLLSVCRRQRAAGSERDRLSLPTLLLSAFRVLAELVESHDAARSARFESVLTNRLLRAFAHPEDSEPRDPDEAWRRLHKQIDVLGPAEMGEADGGDSTGDA, from the coding sequence GTGAGTCGGCGATCCAATCAACGCTACATCTGCCACGAGATCGAAGGCCTCGCCGCGCAGCTGCTCTACGCGCCCGCCGACCGGCGCGTCGAAGATATCAGACGGGCCGAGGTGCTCCACGACGAGCTCGACCCAAACCAGAACTACCCCTTCGAGTTTCTCGCGTACCGCATCACCGCGCACCGGCTGTCTGAGCCCGACGACACGACGCTCGTGGGCCAGGCGGTTTTGCCCGACCTCCGGCTGCTGATCGATTCGCTGAGCCGGTCGATCCAGCTCCCGCCTTCGCAAGAAGAGGTGGAAACGACCACGGCCGAGCTGGCGAAGCGGCAGGGCGTCAGCGAAAAGACGATCGCGCGGTGGCGCCGCGCGGGGCTGCGCTGGCGGTGGGTGACGCCGACACCCGGTGGGCACAAGCGGGTCGTGTTCCCCGCGGCGGCGGTCGAGCACTTCATGCAGACGCAGCCAGGCCGGGCGCGCGACGCCAAGGCGTTCAAGCGGATGACCCGGGATGAGCGGCGCAGCGCGATCGAGCAGGCGCGGGCGATGCGCTTGGCCGACCCGGCGGTGTCGCTGAACCAGGCCGCGTCGCGGATCGCGGAGCACACGGGGCGTGGGTTGGAGACGATCCGGGAGCTCTTGCAGAAGCACGACCGCGAACGGCCCGAGGCCGCGCTGTTCGCCGACCACGACGCGCCGCTGACCGGCGCGCAGCGCGGGGCGATCGAGCGGGCGTACCGCGCGGGCGAGCCGGTGGATGACATCGCCGAGCGTTTTGGCCGGACGCGGTCGACGGTGTACCGGGCGGTGCATCACCGCCGGGCGCAACGGGCGCTGGGTGTTTCGATCGCGTACATCCCCGAGCCGACGTTCGAGCGCGATGATGCGGACGAAGTGCTGCTGCGGCCGATCGCGCCGCCCGGCGCACGGGCGCGTCGGCTCGATGCACAGGCCTTGTCGTCGATCCCCGAACAGCTGCGGGACGCATTCGATCGACCGCTGCCGCCGGACCGGCTGATGGTCGCGCTGCTGCTGCGTTACAACTACCTCAAGCACCTGTGCAAGAAGTCACAATCCGAGCTGCGGACCTCGGGGGTACGTGCCAATGTGCTCGACCGGTTCGAGTCGCTGGATGAACGGGCACAGCGGGCGCGGTCCGGCTGCTGCCACGCGGCGCTGCCGCTGCTCCTGTCGGTCTGCCGCCGGCAGCGCGCCGCGGGGAGCGAGCGTGATCGTCTGTCGCTGCCGACACTCCTGCTCAGCGCGTTCAGGGTCCTGGCCGAGCTGGTGGAATCGCATGACGCGGCGCGGTCGGCCCGGTTCGAGTCGGTCCTGACCAACCGCCTGCTACGCGCCTTCGCGCACCCTGAAGACAGCGAACCACGTGACCCGGACGAGGCCTGGCGGCGGCTGCACAAGCAGATTGATGTGTTGGGCCCCGCCGAAATGGGCGAGGCGGACGGCGGGGACAGTACGGGCGATGCGTAG
- a CDS encoding sigma-54 dependent transcriptional regulator, which yields MANTKTQSDVPSAQVLVVDDEPDHAEVMAEALRRLGHVCTLVHDLPAAQDELRHGQFDLVVTDLKMDHETDGMDVLAAARASQSAAETVMVTAHGDIPTAKQAIRNGAYEFIEKPLDLDVFRTLCTRALQQVFLRAQNDNLRERLDEQYGFEGIIGSSPAMRAVITRLKQVAPSEIPVLITGESGTGKELFAQALHNNSKRAKKPFVPLNCAGLSESILEDELFGHVRGAFTGADKDRQGRFEYADGGTLFLDEVGDMPMLMQAKLLRVLESGEVVRLGANETRHVSVRLVSATNHTVEELVEAGTFREDLYFRIKGASIHLPALRERREDIPQLVQHFVTKFAQEMDRPVPGVAEDAMAMLMQHDWPGNVRQLINAVQNTVIVCDGDKIEPRHLPPDIAADTAGDAGAGSGGFTGGGMSLDQLEKNAIREALRITSGNREQAAKMLGIGERTLYRKLNEYGLK from the coding sequence ATGGCCAACACGAAAACACAATCCGATGTCCCGTCCGCGCAGGTGCTGGTGGTCGATGATGAGCCCGACCACGCCGAGGTGATGGCCGAGGCGTTGCGTCGGCTGGGCCACGTCTGCACGCTGGTCCACGACCTGCCCGCCGCGCAGGACGAGCTCAGGCACGGCCAGTTCGACCTCGTCGTCACCGACCTCAAGATGGACCATGAGACCGACGGGATGGATGTCCTCGCCGCCGCCCGCGCGAGCCAGAGCGCCGCGGAGACCGTCATGGTCACGGCCCACGGCGATATCCCGACCGCCAAGCAGGCCATCCGCAACGGGGCCTACGAGTTTATCGAGAAGCCCCTCGACCTCGACGTCTTCCGCACCCTCTGCACCCGCGCGCTGCAGCAGGTCTTCTTACGCGCCCAGAACGACAACCTCCGCGAACGCCTCGACGAGCAGTACGGCTTCGAGGGCATCATCGGCAGCTCGCCGGCGATGCGCGCAGTCATCACCCGGCTCAAGCAGGTCGCCCCCAGCGAGATCCCCGTCCTCATCACCGGCGAGTCGGGCACGGGCAAAGAGCTGTTCGCCCAGGCGCTGCACAACAACTCGAAGCGCGCCAAGAAGCCGTTTGTCCCGCTGAACTGTGCGGGGCTGAGCGAGTCGATCCTGGAGGACGAGCTGTTCGGCCACGTCCGCGGGGCGTTCACCGGGGCCGACAAAGATCGGCAAGGCCGGTTCGAGTACGCGGATGGCGGGACGCTCTTCCTCGACGAGGTCGGCGACATGCCCATGCTCATGCAGGCCAAGCTGCTGCGTGTCCTCGAGTCGGGCGAGGTCGTCCGGCTGGGCGCGAACGAGACCCGCCACGTCAGCGTGCGCCTGGTCAGCGCCACCAACCACACCGTCGAGGAACTCGTCGAGGCGGGCACCTTCCGCGAGGACCTGTACTTCCGGATCAAGGGCGCATCGATCCACCTGCCCGCGCTGCGCGAGCGCCGCGAGGATATCCCGCAGCTCGTGCAGCACTTCGTGACGAAGTTTGCGCAGGAGATGGACCGCCCCGTGCCCGGCGTCGCGGAGGATGCGATGGCGATGCTGATGCAGCACGACTGGCCGGGCAACGTGCGGCAGCTCATCAACGCGGTGCAGAACACCGTGATCGTGTGCGACGGCGACAAGATCGAGCCGCGACACCTGCCCCCGGACATTGCCGCTGACACAGCGGGCGATGCGGGCGCGGGTTCCGGGGGCTTCACCGGCGGCGGGATGTCGCTCGACCAGCTCGAGAAAAACGCGATCCGCGAGGCCCTCCGCATCACCAGCGGCAACCGCGAACAGGCCGCGAAGATGCTGGGCATCGGCGAGCGGACGCTGTACCGGAAACTGAATGAGTATGGGCTGAAGTGA
- the queD gene encoding 6-carboxytetrahydropterin synthase QueD, whose amino-acid sequence MHVSLTKSFTFESAHFLPCFPEGHKCRRMHGHSFKIDVVVAGEVDPTKGYLIDFADVKRATAPVEEALDHRVLNDIAGLENPTAELLCKWIWDRLLPTLPLLSCVRVHETCTSSAEYRGA is encoded by the coding sequence ATGCACGTCTCTCTCACCAAATCCTTCACCTTCGAGTCCGCGCACTTCCTGCCCTGCTTCCCCGAGGGCCACAAGTGCCGGCGGATGCACGGGCACTCATTCAAGATCGATGTCGTTGTCGCCGGTGAGGTCGATCCCACCAAGGGCTACCTCATCGACTTCGCGGACGTGAAGCGCGCGACGGCACCGGTCGAGGAAGCGCTGGACCACCGCGTACTCAACGATATCGCGGGCCTCGAAAATCCTACTGCCGAGCTGCTGTGCAAATGGATCTGGGACCGGCTCCTGCCCACGCTGCCGCTGCTGTCCTGTGTACGGGTCCACGAGACCTGTACGAGCTCGGCCGAGTACCGCGGCGCGTGA
- the upp gene encoding uracil phosphoribosyltransferase: MTHPTADDPHVHLVDHPLVAHLQTELRNTATPHGRFRDLTERIGQLLAYEALRDAPRKPHTVCTPLESYDGTQLVGPITIVPILRAGMGPATGMAQLIPESQVGHVGMFRDEKSLTPVSYYVKLPANIADGPVLLVDPMLATGGSASAAVRVLKERGCNDLRFLCLVAAPEGIARLRKDHADVPIYTAAIDRQLNEKGYILPGLGDAGDRIFGTEA; the protein is encoded by the coding sequence ATGACGCACCCCACCGCCGACGACCCGCACGTCCACCTCGTCGACCACCCGCTGGTCGCGCACCTCCAGACCGAGCTGCGCAACACCGCCACGCCGCACGGCCGGTTCCGCGACCTTACCGAACGCATCGGCCAACTGCTCGCCTACGAAGCCCTGCGCGACGCCCCCCGGAAACCGCACACCGTCTGCACACCGCTCGAAAGTTACGACGGCACGCAGCTCGTCGGGCCCATCACCATCGTCCCCATCCTCCGCGCGGGCATGGGCCCGGCCACGGGCATGGCCCAGCTTATCCCCGAGTCCCAGGTCGGCCACGTCGGTATGTTCCGCGACGAGAAGTCCCTCACGCCCGTCAGCTACTACGTCAAACTCCCCGCCAACATCGCCGACGGCCCGGTGCTGCTGGTCGACCCGATGCTCGCAACCGGCGGCAGCGCGAGCGCGGCCGTGCGCGTGCTCAAGGAGCGCGGCTGCAACGACCTGCGTTTCCTCTGCCTCGTCGCCGCCCCCGAAGGCATCGCCCGCCTGCGCAAAGACCACGCGGATGTCCCGATCTACACCGCCGCCATCGACCGCCAACTCAATGAAAAGGGCTACATCCTCCCGGGCCTAGGGGATGCGGGGGACCGGATCTTTGGGACCGAGGCGTAG
- a CDS encoding radical SAM protein — translation MAERGDTVYINELFYSLQGESTYAGLPCLFIRLRGCHLRCAYCDTEYAFHEGDKRTVDTVIEQAFALCGGVDGCGLVEVTGGEPLLQRSVHPLMAKLCDMGKTVLVETSGACDISPCDPRVIRIMDLKTPGSGEVEKNMWSNLDHLNERDEVKFVLTSRADYDWMKGVLEEHKLHERVGAVLVSAVNEVTPGLEIAGVPGLSVRDLAEWLLEDRLPVRFQTQLHKHIWDPMARGV, via the coding sequence ATGGCTGAACGCGGCGACACGGTCTACATCAATGAGTTGTTCTACTCGCTGCAGGGCGAGTCGACCTACGCCGGGCTGCCCTGCCTGTTCATCCGGCTGCGCGGGTGCCACCTGCGCTGCGCGTACTGCGACACGGAATACGCCTTCCACGAGGGCGACAAGCGCACGGTCGACACTGTCATCGAGCAGGCCTTCGCGCTGTGCGGCGGGGTCGACGGCTGCGGCCTCGTCGAAGTCACCGGCGGCGAGCCGCTCCTACAGCGCAGCGTCCACCCGCTGATGGCCAAGCTCTGCGACATGGGCAAGACGGTGCTAGTCGAGACCAGCGGGGCCTGCGACATCAGCCCCTGCGACCCGCGCGTGATCCGCATCATGGACCTCAAGACCCCCGGCTCCGGTGAAGTCGAGAAGAACATGTGGTCGAATCTCGACCACCTCAACGAGCGCGACGAGGTGAAGTTTGTGCTCACAAGTCGGGCGGACTACGACTGGATGAAGGGCGTGCTCGAAGAACATAAGCTGCACGAGCGGGTCGGCGCGGTGCTGGTGAGCGCGGTGAACGAAGTGACGCCGGGCCTGGAGATCGCGGGCGTGCCGGGGCTCTCGGTACGCGACCTGGCCGAGTGGCTGCTGGAGGATCGGCTGCCGGTGCGTTTCCAGACGCAACTGCACAAGCACATCTGGGACCCGATGGCGCGGGGGGTGTGA
- a CDS encoding lipoyl synthase, whose translation MKKISLSNMVLDNIAAGAPLAGAGGCRPVPGEASSGGGALSGGGIEFIRKKKPDWLRAKLPGGPGYKETRDLVDKYKLHTVCSEARCPNLGECWERGTATMMILGDTCTRSCGFCHIATGRPPEYDLDEPRRVGEAAAIMHLKHLVITSVDRDELPDGGAEVWAETIREIRRQSPGTQVEVLIPDFNGDWDALQLVLDERPDILNHNVETVPRLYKVVRPQAKFEQSVELLRRGKEQGLTVKTGIMVGIGEREEEVEQMFHDLVAGVQVPGVSTDDAATNVDEHWVAPDPNRGLAERAAAQAIDLASGQSLHLGHGGEKPELGDKLRRGGYLVEHTNPLWDHDGPAKPAEAATRIASLAYPRRTFPGVHETLDILTIGQYLQPTRNHLPISHWVTPAQFVAYKQRAEQVGIRHCESGPLVRSSYHADDQVLKMEANVKA comes from the coding sequence GTGAAGAAGATCAGTCTCTCCAACATGGTGCTCGACAACATCGCGGCCGGCGCTCCGCTCGCCGGTGCCGGCGGCTGCCGACCCGTGCCCGGCGAGGCGAGCTCCGGGGGCGGCGCACTTTCCGGGGGGGGGATCGAGTTCATCCGCAAGAAGAAGCCGGACTGGCTGCGCGCGAAACTCCCGGGCGGCCCGGGCTACAAAGAGACGCGCGACCTCGTCGACAAGTACAAGCTGCACACCGTCTGCTCCGAGGCGCGCTGCCCGAACCTCGGCGAGTGCTGGGAACGCGGCACCGCGACGATGATGATCCTCGGCGACACCTGCACCCGCTCCTGCGGCTTCTGCCACATCGCCACAGGCCGGCCCCCCGAGTATGACCTGGACGAGCCCCGGCGGGTCGGCGAGGCGGCGGCGATCATGCACCTCAAGCACCTGGTCATCACCAGTGTTGACCGCGACGAGCTGCCCGACGGCGGCGCGGAGGTCTGGGCCGAGACCATCCGCGAGATCCGCAGGCAGTCGCCCGGGACACAGGTCGAGGTCCTCATCCCCGACTTCAACGGCGACTGGGACGCGCTCCAGCTCGTCCTCGACGAACGCCCCGACATCCTCAACCACAACGTCGAGACCGTCCCGCGGCTGTACAAGGTCGTCCGCCCGCAGGCGAAGTTCGAGCAGTCCGTCGAGCTCTTGCGGCGCGGCAAAGAACAGGGGCTCACCGTCAAGACCGGCATCATGGTCGGCATCGGCGAGCGCGAAGAAGAGGTCGAGCAGATGTTCCACGACCTCGTCGCCGGCGTGCAGGTGCCCGGCGTGTCCACTGACGACGCAGCAACGAATGTTGATGAACACTGGGTCGCGCCCGACCCGAATCGCGGGCTCGCCGAGCGAGCGGCCGCGCAGGCGATCGATCTCGCGTCCGGCCAGTCGCTACACCTGGGCCACGGCGGCGAGAAGCCCGAACTGGGCGACAAGCTCCGACGCGGCGGCTACCTCGTCGAACACACCAACCCGTTGTGGGATCATGACGGCCCCGCCAAACCCGCGGAAGCAGCCACACGCATCGCTTCGCTCGCCTACCCCCGCCGCACCTTTCCGGGGGTGCATGAGACGCTCGACATCCTCACGATCGGGCAGTACCTCCAGCCGACGCGCAACCACCTGCCGATCAGCCACTGGGTGACGCCCGCGCAGTTTGTGGCGTACAAGCAGCGGGCCGAGCAGGTCGGCATCCGCCACTGCGAGTCGGGCCCGCTCGTGCGATCGTCCTACCACGCGGACGACCAGGTGCTGAAGATGGAAGCCAACGTCAAGGCGTAG
- a CDS encoding M24 family metallopeptidase has protein sequence MTHPQADPAASTAVVMAGVPAVNKALYHATRFGVGDPAALLFLPDGNGGFDRLFIVRDIEMDRAKKHARAELVACPADYAPEGGLSGDRETATAQAAAEALVRHGIDTAIADRTLPLIFAQHIGERGVEVFYDEDLGVADRRAKDDEEIAWLREAQQVTERAMGLACRMVGNATAGKGGVLQHDGQPLTAERVRLAIDIFLLEQGYTNPRSIVAGGAAGGDCHELGAGDLYTGQSVIVDIFPQNRTTKYNGDCTRTVVHGDIPDDLLAIHKAVVEAKQAAAAATRAGTTGEAVHAATTKVIEAHGYAMGFPTDDHPFTMPHGTGHGIGLDVHEPPLLDKGGPELVVGDALTIEPGLYKPGYGGVRIEDMVIVTEDGCENLNTLQEGLEWR, from the coding sequence ATGACCCACCCCCAAGCCGACCCCGCCGCCTCCACCGCCGTCGTGATGGCCGGCGTCCCCGCAGTCAACAAGGCCCTCTACCACGCGACACGCTTCGGCGTCGGCGACCCGGCCGCGCTGCTGTTCCTGCCCGACGGCAACGGCGGGTTCGACCGGCTCTTCATCGTCCGAGATATCGAGATGGACCGCGCCAAAAAACACGCCCGGGCCGAGCTCGTCGCCTGCCCCGCCGACTACGCGCCGGAGGGTGGCTTGTCCGGAGACCGCGAGACCGCCACCGCCCAGGCCGCAGCCGAGGCGCTCGTCCGTCATGGCATCGACACGGCCATCGCCGACCGCACCCTCCCGCTCATCTTCGCCCAGCACATCGGCGAACGCGGGGTCGAGGTGTTTTACGACGAGGACCTCGGCGTCGCTGATCGCCGGGCGAAGGACGACGAAGAGATCGCCTGGCTGCGCGAAGCACAGCAAGTCACCGAGCGCGCGATGGGGCTGGCCTGCCGTATGGTCGGCAACGCAACGGCCGGGAAGGGCGGCGTCTTGCAGCACGACGGCCAACCGCTCACCGCCGAACGCGTCCGCCTCGCCATCGACATCTTCCTCCTGGAACAGGGCTACACCAACCCGCGCAGCATCGTCGCCGGCGGCGCGGCGGGCGGCGACTGCCACGAGCTCGGCGCAGGCGACCTGTACACCGGCCAGTCCGTCATCGTCGACATCTTCCCCCAGAACCGCACAACCAAGTACAACGGCGACTGCACCCGCACCGTCGTCCACGGCGACATCCCCGACGATCTTCTGGCCATCCACAAAGCCGTCGTCGAGGCCAAGCAAGCCGCCGCCGCCGCGACCCGCGCGGGCACCACCGGCGAAGCCGTCCACGCCGCGACGACGAAAGTCATCGAAGCCCACGGCTACGCGATGGGCTTCCCCACCGACGACCACCCCTTCACCATGCCCCACGGCACCGGCCACGGCATCGGCCTCGACGTCCACGAGCCGCCACTCCTCGATAAGGGCGGCCCCGAGCTCGTCGTCGGCGACGCCCTCACCATCGAGCCGGGCCTCTACAAACCCGGCTACGGCGGCGTGCGCATCGAAGACATGGTGATCGTGACGGAAGACGGCTGCGAGAACCTGAACACGCTGCAGGAAGGGTTGGAGTGGAGATAA
- the ispF gene encoding 2-C-methyl-D-erythritol 2,4-cyclodiphosphate synthase: protein MAKLEGTIRIGHGFDLHRLEPGHALIVCGLALDHDRGCDAHSDGDAVYHAVTDALLGALGQEDIGQLFPDNDAAWKDADSAVFVREAAKRMREAGYAIGNLDITVILERPKLGPHKDAMKAKLAGLLGCEVSQVNLKAKTHEGVDALGENRAIACHVVVLLTALP, encoded by the coding sequence ATGGCAAAACTGGAAGGCACAATCCGCATCGGCCACGGCTTTGACCTGCATCGACTGGAGCCCGGCCACGCCCTCATCGTCTGCGGCTTAGCGCTCGATCACGACCGGGGCTGCGATGCACACTCTGACGGCGATGCCGTCTACCACGCCGTGACCGATGCGCTGCTCGGGGCGCTGGGCCAGGAGGACATCGGCCAGCTCTTCCCGGATAACGACGCGGCGTGGAAAGACGCGGACTCGGCCGTGTTTGTGCGTGAGGCGGCGAAGCGTATGCGGGAGGCGGGCTACGCGATCGGCAATTTGGATATCACCGTCATCCTCGAGCGCCCGAAGCTCGGGCCGCACAAAGACGCGATGAAGGCGAAACTCGCCGGGTTGCTGGGATGCGAAGTCTCGCAGGTCAACCTCAAGGCCAAGACCCACGAAGGCGTCGATGCGCTGGGCGAGAACCGCGCGATCGCGTGCCATGTAGTCGTGCTGCTGACTGCCTTGCCGTAG
- a CDS encoding NAD(P)H-hydrate epimerase: protein MHDAQHSPAPLLLTRAQAREIDRRAVEDLGIPSVVLMENAGINATDVAAGMLEARGGDAVAIVCGGGNNGGDGYVIARHLHNAGRRVVAFSAADPASLEGDAATNHTICQRMGIPVLRVDDATSLAEHAPKLTAAHVIIDALLGTGFDASQALRPHAAAVIEAINAAGGQPAPAPMVLAVDVPSGLDCDTGEPATPSVRADATVTFVAPKHGFTAEKARHHLGEVFVVGIGTPPALAAEVAAS from the coding sequence ATGCATGACGCTCAACACTCCCCGGCCCCGCTGCTGCTGACCCGTGCCCAGGCGCGTGAGATCGACCGCCGCGCGGTTGAAGACCTCGGCATCCCGTCGGTCGTCCTGATGGAGAACGCCGGCATCAACGCCACCGACGTCGCGGCCGGGATGCTCGAAGCGCGCGGGGGCGACGCGGTCGCCATCGTCTGTGGCGGCGGGAACAACGGCGGCGACGGCTACGTCATCGCGCGTCACCTCCATAACGCCGGCCGACGCGTCGTCGCCTTCAGCGCGGCCGACCCTGCCTCACTCGAAGGCGACGCCGCGACGAACCACACCATCTGCCAGCGCATGGGCATCCCGGTCCTGCGCGTCGATGATGCCACATCGCTCGCCGAGCACGCGCCTAAGCTCACTGCGGCGCATGTCATCATCGACGCCCTGCTGGGCACCGGCTTCGACGCATCGCAAGCACTCCGGCCCCACGCCGCGGCCGTCATCGAAGCCATCAACGCCGCCGGCGGCCAGCCGGCCCCCGCGCCGATGGTCCTCGCCGTCGATGTGCCCTCGGGGCTGGATTGCGACACGGGCGAGCCGGCCACGCCCTCCGTCCGGGCCGACGCGACGGTGACGTTTGTCGCCCCCAAACACGGGTTTACCGCCGAAAAGGCCCGGCACCACCTCGGCGAGGTCTTCGTTGTGGGGATCGGCACCCCGCCGGCCCTCGCCGCCGAAGTGGCCGCGTCTTGA